In Rhodococcus pseudokoreensis, the DNA window AGCGAAGATCGGTCCGGCGTACTGCGCGCCGTACGCCGCGACGAAGGCCGGCCTGATCGGTCTCACCCAGTCGCTGCGCGCGGAGTACGCGGGCGCTCCGGTCGGCTTCTCCGTCGTGTGTCCCGGGTTCATCGCGGGCGACGGCATGTACCAGCGGATGACGGAACGCGGAATCAGGGCCGGCCGGATGGCGGGCGAGACCAGCACCGACAAGGTCGCCGCCGCCGTGATCCGGGCGATTCGGCGGGACCTGCCGGAGGTCGTCGAGAGCGGAGCACCGATCCGCCCCCTGCTCGCCCTGGCCCAGATCGCGCCGGGACTCGCCGAGCGGGTGGCCGCGCGGTTCGGCGCCACCGAGATGTTCCGGCGGTTGAGCGAGGACCGCGGCCGGGTGGACCCGGATGGTTGACGGCATGCTCGGTTGACGGCGTGCACCGTGGCCCGAGTCGGGTACCGGGGCGTGGGCACTGATCTAGGCTCGCGGACGTGAGTGATTCCACGCCGACGGTCGGTTCGCCCGCGGAACTGGCGCGGGCGCTGGGCGCCACCGGTTACCTCGCCGACGACGGCGTCGCGATGGCCGCGTTCCTCGCCATACGTATGGGACGGCCCCTGTTCTGCGAGGGCGAACCCGGCACCGGCAAGACGTCGCTCGCGGCCGCGTTGTCGGAGGCGTTCGGCCTGCCGCTGATCCGGTTGCAGTGCCACGAGGGCATCGACGCCGCGCAGGCGCTCTACGACTGGGACTTCCCGCGGCAACTGCTGCATCTGCGGACGCTGGAGGCGGCGAGCGACGGATCGCTCGAGGCCGACTCCGTCGAACGCTCCCTGTACACCGAGCGGTTCCTGCTGGCGCGGCCCCTGCTGCGGGCCCTCACCGAGGCGCCGTGCGTGCTGCTCGTCGACGAGATCGACCGCGCCGACGACGAGTTCGAGGCGTTCCTGCTGCAGGTCCTCGACGAGAACGCCGTCACCATCCCCGAACTCGGCGAGGTGCGGGCGGCGACACCGCCGCTGGTGGTGCTCACGTCCAACCGCACCCGCGAGGTGCACGACGCCCTCAAGCGCCGCTGCCTGTACCACTGGCTCGAACACCCGGATCTGGCGCGGGAGGTCGCGATCCTGCGCCGCCGCATCCCCGGCATCGGGGCCGAACTCGCCGGCCAGGTCGCCCACGCCGTCCGCTCCCTGCGCGAGATGGAACTGCTCAAGCCGCCGGGGGTGGCCGAGTCGCTGGACTGGGCGCGTGCACTGCAGGAACTCGATCGGGACGTGCTGGACGCGGAGACCGCGGCCGCGACGCTCGGCGCCGTCCTCAAGTACCGCGAGGACCTCGAACGCGTGGCCCGGGCGGGACTGGACCGGCTCCTGGCGGGGTGAGCACCGTGCCCGCGAACCCGGACGCCGGCGACCCGCTGGTGGGATTCGCCGGGTTCGCGCACGCCCTCGCGGCGGCGGGACTGCCGGTCGCGTCGGATGCCGTCGCCGCATTCACGCGGGCGCTGTGCCAGGTGGATGTGGGCGATCCGGGCCAGGTGTACTGGGCGGGTCGCGCGACCCTGTGCCGCGGTCCCGACGACATCCCCCGGTACGACGCGGCGTTCGAGGGCTGGTTCGGCGGTACCGTCCCGTTGCACACGCCGCGGTCCGGGGAGCAGCCCCGACGGGCCAGAACCGCCGCTCTGACCTCGACGGACGGCGGCGACACCGGTGGGGACGCACCGCGGCTGAGGGTCGCGGCCGACGACGCCGAGGTGTTGCGCCACCGGGACATCGCCGACCTCACCGCGGCCGAGCGCGCGCACCTCGCCGAGCTGATCGCCACCCTGCGCCCGCGGCCCCCGACCCGCCCGGCCGTCCGGATGCGCCCCGCCCGCCGGGGCGCCGTCGATCCGCGGCGCACGGTGCGGGACATGCTCGCGGCGGGCGGCGAAGCGGTGCGGCCGAGCCACCACCGCAAGGCCACCCGGCCGCGCCGGATGGTGCTGCTGATCGACGTGTCCGGATCGATGAGCCCGTACGCCGACGCGCTCCTGCGATTCGGTCACGTCGTCGCGCGGAGCAACCCGGCGGGCACCGAGGTGTTCTCGCTGGGCACCCGGATGACCCGGCTGTCCCGGGCGCTGCGGGTCCGCGACCCGGAAATGGCACTGGCCGCCGCGAGCCGGGCAGTGCCCGACTGGGCGGGCGGCACCCGCCTCGGCGAGACGCTTCGCGCCTTCCTGGACCGCTGGGGCCGGCGCGGGGTGGCCCGCGGCGCCGTCGTGGTGATCTTCTCCGACGGCTGGGAGCGCGGCGACCCAACCCTGCTCGCGGAGCAGATGGCTCAGCTGCGCCGGCTCGCCCACGCCGTGCTGTGGGTGAATCCGCACGCCGGCGCGGACGGGTACGAACCGGTGCAGTCCGGGATCGTCGCCGCGCTGCCGTATGTCGACCGGCTCCTCGCAGGCCACAGTCTCGCGACGCTGCAGGAATTGCTCGAGGTGGCGCGCCGGACGTGACCGATCCGGAAACGGTTCCCCGATTCGGGGTGTTGTTCGGGCCCGGTCGGCGCAGAGTAGGACGTATCACCTGAGGCTCTCGGCTTTGGAGGCGCGATGCGCATCACCGTCACCGTCGACGGAACGGCATACACGGACGACGTCGAACCACGACTGCTCCTCGTCCATTATCTTCGGGATCGGCTCGGCAAGGTCGGCACCGTCATCGGCTGCGACACCGGGAACTGCGGGGCGTGCACCGTTCATCTGAACGGTCACAGCGTCAAGTCCTGCTCGGTGCTCGCCGTGCAGGCCGACGGCGGTGACGTCCTCACCATCGAGGGCCTGTCCCGCAACGGGAAATTGCACCCCGTGCAGCAGGCGTTCCGCGACAACCACGCCCTGCAATGCGGCTACTGCACACCCGGCATGATCATGCAGACTCTCGACCTGCTTGCCGAGGAACCCGACCCGGACGAGCGGACGGTGCGGCTGGGGTTGGAAGGCAACCTGTGCCGCTGTACCGGGTACCAGAACATCGTCAGCGCGGTGCAGGACGCGGCGCAGCGGTTGCGCGGCGGCAGCACCGCCGAAACACCGAAGGACGCGAAGACCAACACCGCGCCGGGAGGTGTGCGATGACCGCCACCACCGAACCGGAAATCGGCAAGGCCCGCAGACGCAAGGAAGACGAACACCTGATCACGGGCCGCACCCGCTGGACCGACAACCTCGTCCTGCCCGGCATGCAGCACCTGGCGATCCTGCGCAGCCCGTTCGCGCACGCCCGCATCACCGGAATCGACACCTCCGCCGCCCGCGACCTGCCCGGGGTCGTCGCCGTCCTCACCGGCGCCGACCTCGCCGACGAACAGGGCAGCCTGCCGTGCGCCTGGCCGATCACCCCGGACATGAAGTCGCCGCCCGCCCCGTCCCTCGCGGTCGACCGGGTGAACTTCGCAGGCGAGGCCGTCGCGGTCGTGGTGGCGCGCAGCGCCTACGAGGCGCACGACGCTCTCGAGGCGATCGACGTCGAATACGACGACCTGCCGGTCGTGCTGGACCTCGCGTCCGCGGCCGCCGACGGCTCCGAACTCGTGCACCCCGATCTCGGGACGAACGTCAGTGCCACCTGGACCTTCGATTCCGCGGAGGCCGGTACCGGCGGCGACGTGGAGGACGCCATCCGCGACGCCGAGGTACTCGTCGAACGCACGTTCCGGCAGCAGCGGCTCATCCCGGCGTTCATGGAACCCCGCTCGGTGGTGGTCGACCCGACCGGCGCCCAGATCACGATGTGGTCGGCCACGCAGATCCCCCACATCCTGCGGCTCATGCTCGCGATGACGCTCGACATCCCGGAGCACAAACTGCGCGTCGTCGCCCCGGACGTCGGCGGCGGTTTCGGCGGCAAGCTGCAGGTGACGCCCGAGGAGGTCATCGCGCTGCTCGTCGCGCGGCGACTGGGCAAACCGGTCAAGTACACCGAGTCCCGCAGCGAATCGATGGTCGCGGCCCATCACGGTCGCGACCAGATCCAGAAGCTGACGCTGGCCGCCCGCCGCGACGGCACCGTCACCGGGATGAAGGTGGAACTGCTCGCCGACATGGGCGCGTACCTGCGGCTGGTCACCTCGGGGGTGCCGATCCTGGGCGCGTTCATGTTCAACGGCATCTACAAGTTCCCTGCGTATCACTTCACGTGCACCAATGTGTTCACGAACAAGGTGCCCACCGACGCGTACCGCGGGGCGGGGCGCCCGGAGGCGACGTTCGCGATCGAGCGGATGATGGACGAACTCGCGACCGAGTTGTCGCTCGACCCACTGGAGTTGCGGGCGAAGAACTGGATCACCCACGAGGAGTTCCCGTTCGACACCGTCGCGGGCCTGACATACGACTCCGGCAATTACGAGGCCGCCACCGCGCACGCGCGAGAGTTGTTCCACTACGACGGTCTGCGCCGCGAGCAGGCGGAGCGCCGCGAGCGGAAGGACCCGGTGCAACTGGGCATCGGGGTGTCCACGTTCACCGAGATGTGCGGGCTGGCGCCGTCGCGCACCCTCGGCGCGCTGGCCTACGGGGCCGGCGGGTGGGAGCACGCGGCGATCCGGATGCTGCCCACCGGCAAGGTCGAGGTGGTCACCGGTTCCTCCGCGCACGGCCAGGGCCACGAGACCGCGTGGAGCCAGGTGGTCGCGGATCAGCTCGGGGTTCCGTTCGAGGACGTCGAGGTGCTGCACGGCGACACCCAGACCTCGCCGCGCGGGATGGACACGTACGGTTCCCGGTCGCTGGCGGTCGGTGCGATCGCGGTGGTGAAGGCCGCCGAGAAGGTGATCGCGAAGGCCAGACCCATCGCGGCGCACCTGATGGAGTGCGCCGAGGACGATCTCGAGTTCACCGACGGCCGGTTCCGGGTGAAAGGCACCGAGAAGGCGGTCGGCATCGCCGACGTCGCGCTCGCCGTGTTCGCCGCGCACGATCTGCCCGACGGTGTGGAGCCGAACCTGGACTCGGAGGCGGCGTACGACCCGGAGAACTTCTCGTTCCCGCACGGCACGCACCTGTGCGCGGTGGAGGTCGACACCGAGACCGGGAAGGTCCGCATCCGCTCCTACGTGTGCGTCGACGACATCGGGCACGTGGTCAACCCGCTGATCGTGGAGGGGCAGGTGCACGGCGGACTCGCGCAGGGCATCGCGCAGGCCCTGTACGAGGAGGCGGTGTACGACGAGTCCGGCACCCTGCTGTCGGGTTCGTTCGCCGAGTACTCGGTTCCGTCGGCGGCGGATCTGCCGTCGTTCACCACGGGCCGCACCGAGACCCCCGCGACCGGTAACCCGCTGGGCGTCAAGGGGGTCGGCGAGGCGGGGACGATCGCGTCCACCCCGGCCGTCGTCAACGCCGCCCTCGACGCGGTCCGGCAGTTCGGGGTGCGTGACATCGAGATGCCGTTGACGCCGATGCGGGTCTGGCGTGCCGTCCACACCGCTCAGGAAGGTGCCCGATGATTCCGTCGAGCTTCGATTACGTCGCCCCGACCTCCGTCGACCAGGCGGTGGCCGCGCTCGCCGAGGCCGGCGAGGACGCCAAGATCCTCGCGGGCGGGCAGAGCCTGCTGCCGGTCCTGCGGCTGCGGCTGTCCTCGCCGAGCGCCCTCGTCGACCTGGGCCGGATCGGTGAGTTGCGCGGCGTGCGCGAAGACGGGGACAGCATCGTGATCGGCGCGATGACCACGTACTACGACGTGATCCGCAACCCGCTCGTGCACGAGCACGCACTGCTGCTCGTCGAGGCGGGCCGCACCGTCGCCGATCCGCAGATCCGGCACCGCGGCACGCTGGGCGGTGCTCTCGCGCATGCCGATCCGGCGGGTGACCTGTGCGCACCCGCGCTGGCCCTGGACGCCACCCTGACCGTGGCGGGTACCGCGGGTAGACGGACCATTGCGGTCGCCGACTTCTTCGAGGGTTACTACACCACCACGATGCGACCGGACGAGATCCTCGTGGACGTCCGGATCCCGAAACACACCGGTTGGGAGGCGCGGTACGAGAAGTTCAACACGGTCGCGGAGGCCTGGTCGATCGTGGGGGTGGCCGCGACGATCCAGGTGGACGGCGGCACGATCCGGCAGGCGCGGGTGGCGCTGACCAACATGGGGTCGGTGCCGGTGCGTGCTCGCGGCGTCGAGGACGCGCTCGTCGGAAAGGCCGCGGACCCGGAGTCGATCCGGGCGGCGGCCGAGCACGCCGCCGAGGGCACCGACCCCGTCACCGACGGCAACGCCGACGCCGAGTACCGCACCCACCTCGCGAGAGTGCTGACCCGGCGGGCCGTGGCGACGGCGGTCGGCGTCTGAACGGCCCGGCCGTCAGGACCGCGGGTCGCGGCTGGCCTCCACCGCCTGTTCGGTGGCGTCGCAGACCACGACGGGGCGCGGTTCGGGCACGTTGCGCAATTCGATCACCGGGAGGTGGCGCCCGGCGTCCGGTCTGCGCACCTTGATCCACACCCGCTGGTGCCGCATCAGGTACAGGGCCGCGCCGATGCCGCTGACCAGGGAGATCGCGCCGCCGATCACGAGCGGGGCGCGGGGGTCGAGGACGTCGGCCAACCAGCCCAGAACGGGACTGCCCAGCGGGGTGCCGCCGAGGAAACAGAGCATGTAGATGCCCATCACCCGGCCGCGCATCTCGGACGGCACGGACATCTGCAGAATGTTCATCGCCGCCGTCGTGAACGTCAGGGTGAGCGCACCGGTCGGGACGAGCATGATCGCGACCAGCGCATACGTGGGCATCACTCCGACCAGGATCTCGAACGCCCCGAACGCGGCCGCGGCCCCGAGGAACGTGCGCAGCCGCGGCGGGGTCCTGCGTTTCGCGGCGATCGTGGCACCGGCGAGCGTGCCCACGGCGAGAGTGGTCGACAGCAGTCCGTAGGCGTCCGCACCGCGCTCGAACGTGTTGCGGGCGAGAACGGCGAGACTGATCGGGAAATTCAGCCCGAACGTGGACACCATGAAGATCGCCACCATCAGCACCCGCAGGTCGGCGCGACTCCATACGTAGCGGAAACCCTCCCGGACCTGCCCTTTCCCGCGTTCCGCCTGGGGCGCCGTGAACAGGTCGCGGGCGTTCATCATCAGCAGGGCGATGAGCACACCGGTGAACGTGCCGACGTTGAGCAGGAACACCCAGCCCGTGCCGATGAGGGTGATCAGCACACCGGAGATCGCCGGGCCGATGATCCGGGCCGTGTTGAACGTCATGGAGTTCAGGGCGATGGCGTTGGGCAGCGAGTCCTTGCCGACCATCTCGATGGTGAACGACTGCCGCGCCGGCGCGTCGATCGCGGACGCGCAGCCCATCAGGAACGCGATGAGGTAGACGTGCCACAGGGCGACCAGTCCGCCGACGTCGAGCAGGCCGAGCACCAGCGCGCACAACGCCATCGACACCTGTGTCGCGATGAGGATGCGCCGCTTGTCGTACCGGTCGGCGAGGACGCCGCCCCACACGGACAGAAACAGGGTCGGGCCGAACTGCAGTGCCATCACGATCCCGACCGCGAGAGCGTTGCCGTTCGACAACGTCAGGACGAGCCAGTCCTGCGCCACCCGCTGCATCCACGTGCCGACGAGGGAGACGATCTGCCCCGACGCCCACAACCGGTAGTTCCGGGTGCGGAGAGCGACGAACATGCCGGTCTTCGGCTGGTCTGGGGCGGTGGTCTCGGGTTCGGGCGGCACCCTTCCATCTTGCTCCCGTCACCGGAATGCCTTCGACCTGCCCCTGTGCGCGCCTCGGTGGCAGGGCGACTGGAGGTGCCGATTGCGTTCTCCGGCAGATGATTTGCTCCGCGACTTCGCGGAAACGGAAACCTGGCCCAGGTTCCGGGGAGCCGAATGCCGTTGCACTACTGGGCAGCTGCCGATCAGTTGCGGCGGTTCACTCCGAGTCGGCGACGATGGACGTGATGATGCCGACCGCGTCGCGGAGGGTCTTCAGCTGAGACTCGTCGAGCCCGGACAGCCGCTCGTTCATCCACGCCTCGCGGGCGTGGGTCTCGTCGGCGATCAGCGCGTGACCGGCGTCCGACAGCGTGACGATGATCTGGCGTCCGTCGGTGGGATGCGGTGCCCGCTCGACCAGTCCCAGTTCGACCAGCGACGCGATGACCCTGGTCATCGACGGCGGCTGCACCTTCTCGCGCGCCGCGAGATTGCCCGGCGTCATGGCGCCGTCGCGGGCGAGGGTGGCCAGTGCCGACAGCTGGGTCAGCGATACCTGGGCGTCGACGCGGCGCCCACGCAGGTGACGCGTGAGGCGCACGACAGCCAGGGAGAGGTCGCTGGCGAGTGCTCGCGTATCCGTGGTCACGGGAATGACAATACGGGACCGATCGGCCGCCGTTTACGTTACTGCGTCGGTGATCGGACCGACCGCGAAGTAGGCCACGAACAGAAGCGCCACCACCCACATCAACGGGTGAATCTTCTTGATACCACCGCTCGCAGCATTGAGCACGACCCACGAGACGAATCCGACGCCGATGCCGTTGGCGATCGAGTACGTGAACGGCATGACGATGATGGTGAGGAACGCGGGCAGCGCGATCGAGAACTTCGTGAAGTCGATGTCCCGGACCTGGCCGATCATCATCGCGCCCACCACGACCAGCGCGGGCGCGGCCGCCTCGATCGGCACCACCGAATACAGCGGGGTCAGGAACATCGCGGCCAGGAACAGCAGTCCCGTCACCACATTCGCGAGTCCGGTGCGGGCGCCCTCGGCGATACCGGAAGCGGATTCCACGAAGACCGTGTTGGACGACGCGGAGGCCCCGCCGCCGACGATCGCGCCGGTGCCCTCGACGACGAGGGCCCGTCCGATGTTGGGCAGGTTGCCGTCCTCGTCCGTGAGGCCTGCCTCCTTGCCGAGCCCGGTCATCGTGCCCATGGCGTCGAAGAAGTTGGCGAGCACGAGCGTGAACACCAGCAGGCTGGCCGCGAGCACGCCGATGCGCGTGAACGCCCCGAAGATGCTGACGTCGCCGACGAGGCTGAGGTCCGGAAGTTCCGCCAGCACTTCGGGAGCGGCCGGAACGCTGAGGTTCCAGCCGTGGGGGTTCACGCCGAGCGACGGTCCGACACCGGCGACGGCCTCGATGATCGCGGCCAGCACGGTGGTGACGACGATGCCGATCAGCAGGCCGCCGCGCACCTTGCGCACCACCAGGACACCCATCAGCAGCACACCGAACACGAACGTCAGGGTCGGCCAGGAGGAGATCGATCCGTTGATGCCCAGGCCGACGGGGACCGTGGTGCCCGCGACGTCGGGGATGCGCCGCACGAACCCGGCGTCGACGAGACCGATGAACGCGATGAACATGCCGATACCGGCGGCGATGGCGGATTTCAGCTCGGCGGGAATGGCATTGAAGACGGCCGTCCGGAAACCGGTGAGCGCCAACACGACGATGATGACACCGTCGATCACGACGAGACCCATCGCCTCCGGCCAGGTGACCTGCGGCGCGATGGTGACGGCGAGGAGACTGTTGATGCCGAGGCCCGCCGCGATCGCGAAGGGGTAGTTCGCGACGACCCCGAACACGATGCTCATCAGTCCCGCCACCAGGGCTGTGACCGCGGCCACCTGGTTCACGGGGAGGATGTTGCCGAGGACGTCCGTCTTGGCGACGGCGTCGTCCGGGGAGAAGCTGCCGAGGATCAGCGGGTTCAGCACCACGATGTACGCCATCGCGACGAACGTCACCACGCCGCCGCGAATCTCCGCGCCTACCGTCGAACCACGCTCGGTGATCTTGAAGTAGTTGTCGAGCAGTTTCGGAGCAGCACCCATTGTTCAGTCCCCATCGCCAGAAGTCGCGCGTCGCCCTTGGAGATTAGGGCACCACGGCGAGGGTAGCGTTCATTCGGTGAACGAAACCGCAGATCGCCGACCCCTCACTCAGCGCCTCGCCGACCCGCGACCTGCGCTGATACTGGGCACCACTCTGTGGGCGGTCGCGACGGTCGTGGTGATCGTCACGGGCAACCGGTGGTCGGATGCGCTTCCGACGTGTATAGCCGGTGTCGTCGTCGGATTCCTCGGGTACGGATTGTTCGCGTTGCAGCGGCGGGCGGCGCGGCGCGGCAGCCGCGGGGCGCAGCAGGGCCTGCTCGAGTGATACAGCAGGGACTCGATCTGTCCTAGGCGCGGCGGGGCCGGGTGCGGGTCAGCAGGATCCAGAACGCCGCCCACAGCGCGCCGAAGGCCCACCCGGCGAGGACGTCGGTCATCCAGTGCGCGCCCAGGTAGACGCGCGACAGCCCCACGGCCAGCGGGTACAGCACCAGCAGGAAGACGAGCGTGCTCCGGACGTGCCGCACCAGCACGATCCGGAGGACGACGGCGACGACCACGCTCGCGAGGATCGCGGTCATCATGGCGTGACCGGACGGAAACGAGAACGACGAGATCTCCACCAGCCGA includes these proteins:
- a CDS encoding AAA family ATPase, which produces MSDSTPTVGSPAELARALGATGYLADDGVAMAAFLAIRMGRPLFCEGEPGTGKTSLAAALSEAFGLPLIRLQCHEGIDAAQALYDWDFPRQLLHLRTLEAASDGSLEADSVERSLYTERFLLARPLLRALTEAPCVLLVDEIDRADDEFEAFLLQVLDENAVTIPELGEVRAATPPLVVLTSNRTREVHDALKRRCLYHWLEHPDLAREVAILRRRIPGIGAELAGQVAHAVRSLREMELLKPPGVAESLDWARALQELDRDVLDAETAAATLGAVLKYREDLERVARAGLDRLLAG
- a CDS encoding vWA domain-containing protein — its product is MSTVPANPDAGDPLVGFAGFAHALAAAGLPVASDAVAAFTRALCQVDVGDPGQVYWAGRATLCRGPDDIPRYDAAFEGWFGGTVPLHTPRSGEQPRRARTAALTSTDGGDTGGDAPRLRVAADDAEVLRHRDIADLTAAERAHLAELIATLRPRPPTRPAVRMRPARRGAVDPRRTVRDMLAAGGEAVRPSHHRKATRPRRMVLLIDVSGSMSPYADALLRFGHVVARSNPAGTEVFSLGTRMTRLSRALRVRDPEMALAAASRAVPDWAGGTRLGETLRAFLDRWGRRGVARGAVVVIFSDGWERGDPTLLAEQMAQLRRLAHAVLWVNPHAGADGYEPVQSGIVAALPYVDRLLAGHSLATLQELLEVARRT
- a CDS encoding (2Fe-2S)-binding protein, producing MRITVTVDGTAYTDDVEPRLLLVHYLRDRLGKVGTVIGCDTGNCGACTVHLNGHSVKSCSVLAVQADGGDVLTIEGLSRNGKLHPVQQAFRDNHALQCGYCTPGMIMQTLDLLAEEPDPDERTVRLGLEGNLCRCTGYQNIVSAVQDAAQRLRGGSTAETPKDAKTNTAPGGVR
- a CDS encoding xanthine dehydrogenase family protein molybdopterin-binding subunit; amino-acid sequence: MTATTEPEIGKARRRKEDEHLITGRTRWTDNLVLPGMQHLAILRSPFAHARITGIDTSAARDLPGVVAVLTGADLADEQGSLPCAWPITPDMKSPPAPSLAVDRVNFAGEAVAVVVARSAYEAHDALEAIDVEYDDLPVVLDLASAAADGSELVHPDLGTNVSATWTFDSAEAGTGGDVEDAIRDAEVLVERTFRQQRLIPAFMEPRSVVVDPTGAQITMWSATQIPHILRLMLAMTLDIPEHKLRVVAPDVGGGFGGKLQVTPEEVIALLVARRLGKPVKYTESRSESMVAAHHGRDQIQKLTLAARRDGTVTGMKVELLADMGAYLRLVTSGVPILGAFMFNGIYKFPAYHFTCTNVFTNKVPTDAYRGAGRPEATFAIERMMDELATELSLDPLELRAKNWITHEEFPFDTVAGLTYDSGNYEAATAHARELFHYDGLRREQAERRERKDPVQLGIGVSTFTEMCGLAPSRTLGALAYGAGGWEHAAIRMLPTGKVEVVTGSSAHGQGHETAWSQVVADQLGVPFEDVEVLHGDTQTSPRGMDTYGSRSLAVGAIAVVKAAEKVIAKARPIAAHLMECAEDDLEFTDGRFRVKGTEKAVGIADVALAVFAAHDLPDGVEPNLDSEAAYDPENFSFPHGTHLCAVEVDTETGKVRIRSYVCVDDIGHVVNPLIVEGQVHGGLAQGIAQALYEEAVYDESGTLLSGSFAEYSVPSAADLPSFTTGRTETPATGNPLGVKGVGEAGTIASTPAVVNAALDAVRQFGVRDIEMPLTPMRVWRAVHTAQEGAR
- a CDS encoding FAD binding domain-containing protein, which encodes MIPSSFDYVAPTSVDQAVAALAEAGEDAKILAGGQSLLPVLRLRLSSPSALVDLGRIGELRGVREDGDSIVIGAMTTYYDVIRNPLVHEHALLLVEAGRTVADPQIRHRGTLGGALAHADPAGDLCAPALALDATLTVAGTAGRRTIAVADFFEGYYTTTMRPDEILVDVRIPKHTGWEARYEKFNTVAEAWSIVGVAATIQVDGGTIRQARVALTNMGSVPVRARGVEDALVGKAADPESIRAAAEHAAEGTDPVTDGNADAEYRTHLARVLTRRAVATAVGV
- a CDS encoding MFS transporter — its product is MFVALRTRNYRLWASGQIVSLVGTWMQRVAQDWLVLTLSNGNALAVGIVMALQFGPTLFLSVWGGVLADRYDKRRILIATQVSMALCALVLGLLDVGGLVALWHVYLIAFLMGCASAIDAPARQSFTIEMVGKDSLPNAIALNSMTFNTARIIGPAISGVLITLIGTGWVFLLNVGTFTGVLIALLMMNARDLFTAPQAERGKGQVREGFRYVWSRADLRVLMVAIFMVSTFGLNFPISLAVLARNTFERGADAYGLLSTTLAVGTLAGATIAAKRRTPPRLRTFLGAAAAFGAFEILVGVMPTYALVAIMLVPTGALTLTFTTAAMNILQMSVPSEMRGRVMGIYMLCFLGGTPLGSPVLGWLADVLDPRAPLVIGGAISLVSGIGAALYLMRHQRVWIKVRRPDAGRHLPVIELRNVPEPRPVVVCDATEQAVEASRDPRS
- a CDS encoding MarR family winged helix-turn-helix transcriptional regulator, which gives rise to MTTDTRALASDLSLAVVRLTRHLRGRRVDAQVSLTQLSALATLARDGAMTPGNLAAREKVQPPSMTRVIASLVELGLVERAPHPTDGRQIIVTLSDAGHALIADETHAREAWMNERLSGLDESQLKTLRDAVGIITSIVADSE
- a CDS encoding NCS2 family permease, encoding MGAAPKLLDNYFKITERGSTVGAEIRGGVVTFVAMAYIVVLNPLILGSFSPDDAVAKTDVLGNILPVNQVAAVTALVAGLMSIVFGVVANYPFAIAAGLGINSLLAVTIAPQVTWPEAMGLVVIDGVIIVVLALTGFRTAVFNAIPAELKSAIAAGIGMFIAFIGLVDAGFVRRIPDVAGTTVPVGLGINGSISSWPTLTFVFGVLLMGVLVVRKVRGGLLIGIVVTTVLAAIIEAVAGVGPSLGVNPHGWNLSVPAAPEVLAELPDLSLVGDVSIFGAFTRIGVLAASLLVFTLVLANFFDAMGTMTGLGKEAGLTDEDGNLPNIGRALVVEGTGAIVGGGASASSNTVFVESASGIAEGARTGLANVVTGLLFLAAMFLTPLYSVVPIEAAAPALVVVGAMMIGQVRDIDFTKFSIALPAFLTIIVMPFTYSIANGIGVGFVSWVVLNAASGGIKKIHPLMWVVALLFVAYFAVGPITDAVT
- a CDS encoding DUF2530 domain-containing protein, which gives rise to MNETADRRPLTQRLADPRPALILGTTLWAVATVVVIVTGNRWSDALPTCIAGVVVGFLGYGLFALQRRAARRGSRGAQQGLLE
- a CDS encoding phosphatase PAP2 family protein, translated to MSFDQSILDSAVEERTPWLIDVVTVITHSGGTVAAWIVSTVLTVVLLLQDRRREAVLVAGAMLSGLAVMTALKNLFERQRPPLPDRLVEISSFSFPSGHAMMTAILASVVVAVVLRIVLVRHVRSTLVFLLVLYPLAVGLSRVYLGAHWMTDVLAGWAFGALWAAFWILLTRTRPRRA